In the genome of Aedes aegypti strain LVP_AGWG chromosome 2, AaegL5.0 Primary Assembly, whole genome shotgun sequence, the window tttttttggaaaacgaCTCAAACTAAATTGGTCCCCAATATCGTTGGGTGCTCACAGCGTAGGTATCAAAATTAGCTAAATATAATCAAACTGTTTTTGCATAAACTAAAATTTATTCTTCATagaagtttatttttttgttagaaaAGCAAATAAGTTGACCTAAGATGGGAGATGCTTTTGTCACTAATAAAAATCGCTTACTTGACTATGCGAAAACTGAAATGCGCAAATTTATTGAGTATCTAATGTTTGTGATACGAACAATATTATTCAGCATAAAGTACTTTGAGCGGCACAAAATTCCAATTAGCGGTCTACTCCTGGTAAACGTCCCCGTACTTATTCTTCACCTGGGGCTGCTGAGGTAGATGATCTTCCGGTCTCGGCGAAGGAGCGGCAACCTCTCGCCTAATCGGGGGCGTATCTTCCAGAACCGTCGGCGGACGGTACGGTGCCTGCTGTCGGCGCACGTATTCCTCCCGATTCTGTCGACGTAATTCTTCGTAGGATTTCGTCACCGGTGGCGGGTCCACCGGGAGCTGCAGATCCTCCTCGAAGGCGCGATTAGCTGTgaatcaaatatttgaaaaaatattcgaggAGATGTACATTGTGGACCTTACAATCAAGAGACGGTCGAGCGCTTTCATCCAGCCCGGAATAATTGGGCGTGTGGACGTCGATGTTGATCGAGTCCCGATTGCGGAAATGTTGTTCCGTCACACTGTCACTCGGGCTGGCCGGCCCAAACGGGGACAACATGGCCCCAGCGCCGAACCCTTGATCGGGATATCtgtgagataagataagaattttgaaataaacttCCATTTCACAATTTGAGATAAAATAACAATCTTTCAACGGTGGTCGCTCCCTGACGTCTCTGGCGAATCATATCGGCCAAACGGGAGTTTGGAATGCGCATAATCTTTTCGGCACATCGACTCTGGTAGCTCAGCTTGCCGATGAAGTAGCCCAACGTAATTCCAACGAATACTTTGGGACCGGCGCCAAATCGCGGGCTTGACTGAAAAGGAATGAAGATATCTGTGGTTAAATGAGTACCTTAAAATGGGTAACATTGGCCGGAATTCTCGTAAAAATTCGAAACActtatttttgattaaaatagttCAAATAGGcacatgaatggtgcttctctttcttttaTTCATTAGCTTAGAAAATTgagatttctgataaaattgaaatatgttCAAACTCTTGAAAAAGCTTGaaaggccttacagttgaggtcaaaatacgagTATCTATCAAAGGATACATACTCTAGTGGAAAAATTCCATTCCAATTGAATTATTCAATAGTAaatttgtggatttaatatGATCAATGTTTACCCGTATTACGGTATGATTAATCGCTTATTATGGC includes:
- the LOC5571267 gene encoding OCIA domain-containing protein 1; the protein is MDRAQPAPHHPEGSRNALNFQFSPEELKVLQECNREAFFQRSMPLGTVFGLGTYYAVQRGFLKSSPRFGAGPKVFVGITLGYFIGKLSYQSRCAEKIMRIPNSRLADMIRQRRQGATTVERLYPDQGFGAGAMLSPFGPASPSDSVTEQHFRNRDSINIDVHTPNYSGLDESARPSLDSNRAFEEDLQLPVDPPPVTKSYEELRRQNREEYVRRQQAPYRPPTVLEDTPPIRREVAAPSPRPEDHLPQQPQVKNKYGDVYQE